One window from the genome of Pseudomonas fluorescens encodes:
- a CDS encoding DUF2788 domain-containing protein → MDPAVFEEWMMTGLVSILIIFMGFIVWDLAKKSKAGRFGSFILFFVLGLGVAAFIIKSVVIGLIESGAL, encoded by the coding sequence ATGGATCCTGCTGTTTTCGAAGAGTGGATGATGACCGGCCTGGTCAGCATCCTGATCATTTTCATGGGCTTCATCGTCTGGGACCTGGCGAAGAAGTCCAAGGCCGGACGCTTCGGCTCGTTCATCCTGTTTTTCGTGTTGGGCCTCGGCGTGGCCGCGTTCATCATCAAGAGCGTAGTGATCGGCCTGATCGAATCAGGCGCGTTATAA
- a CDS encoding Lrp/AsnC family transcriptional regulator — MSKLDRYDLSILAELQRDARISNQELAERIGLSPSPCSRRVKQLEDDGYITRQVALLDRKLLGLSLTAYVLIGMDRHTPERFENFEAAIRNLPQVLECSLVTGMDADYQLKVVVPDMDHYQKLLLGHLTRIDGVTSVRSSFVLNQVLNSTELPLTHLRS, encoded by the coding sequence ATGAGCAAACTCGACCGTTATGACCTGAGCATTCTGGCGGAATTGCAGCGCGATGCGCGCATCTCCAACCAGGAACTGGCCGAACGCATCGGCCTGTCGCCCTCCCCTTGCTCGCGACGGGTCAAGCAGTTGGAGGATGACGGCTACATCACCCGCCAGGTCGCCCTGCTCGACCGCAAGCTACTGGGCCTGAGCCTGACGGCTTATGTGCTGATCGGCATGGACCGCCACACACCCGAGCGCTTCGAGAACTTCGAAGCCGCCATCCGCAACCTGCCGCAGGTGCTGGAGTGCAGCCTGGTCACCGGCATGGACGCGGATTACCAGCTCAAGGTGGTGGTGCCGGACATGGACCATTACCAGAAACTGCTGTTGGGGCACCTGACCCGGATCGACGGGGTGACCAGCGTGCGTTCGAGCTTTGTGCTGAACCAGGTGCTCAACAGCACCGAGTTGCCGTTAACTCACCTGCGCAGCTGA
- a CDS encoding DUF6515 family protein — protein sequence MKSRIWRLAGVGLLWASVSAQGMADDQQNRGGPDGGRGQDGRGGNGQGYSGQPRPQSNEIIRGDNSRQFEVKPQNPGGQHYDRPPQDPNAHGRPPQPGNNLPIQGRPDSVTQTREPQPGYYRDIPRRNDGYPNAGPRPDHDGRPGQHWPGRPDGHGNGWGPGPQYRPGYVIDRFPDRNYRVPYRGQDYFYSGGYWYRPQGPRYVVVAPPRGIRTRYLPDYAREVWIGSSLFFLAAGAYYIYEANTQDYVVVDAPVANPQPQPQGNSFDVVAYPANGQSPEQVNQDGYDCYRWAVQQSGFDPRNYTYPPAPEVVQTYRQAQGSCLSSRGYQVTY from the coding sequence ATGAAGTCGCGCATCTGGCGTTTGGCAGGTGTTGGTCTGTTGTGGGCAAGTGTCAGTGCGCAGGGAATGGCCGACGATCAGCAAAACCGTGGCGGCCCGGACGGCGGTCGCGGGCAGGACGGGCGCGGCGGCAACGGCCAGGGTTACTCGGGCCAGCCGCGGCCGCAGAGCAACGAAATCATTCGGGGTGACAACAGTCGTCAGTTCGAGGTCAAGCCGCAGAACCCGGGTGGACAACACTACGATCGCCCACCGCAGGACCCTAACGCTCACGGTCGTCCGCCGCAGCCTGGCAACAACTTGCCCATCCAGGGCCGGCCCGACAGCGTGACCCAGACCCGCGAACCGCAACCGGGGTATTACCGCGATATCCCTCGGCGCAACGATGGCTATCCGAACGCAGGTCCGCGACCAGACCATGACGGTCGTCCCGGTCAGCATTGGCCCGGTCGGCCGGATGGGCATGGCAACGGGTGGGGCCCGGGGCCGCAATACCGTCCGGGTTATGTGATCGACCGTTTCCCGGATCGCAACTACCGTGTGCCCTATCGCGGCCAGGACTATTTCTATTCCGGCGGCTACTGGTATCGCCCGCAAGGACCGCGTTACGTCGTGGTCGCGCCACCGCGGGGCATCCGCACTCGTTACCTGCCCGATTACGCCCGGGAAGTATGGATCGGCAGTTCGCTGTTCTTCCTCGCTGCCGGCGCCTATTACATCTACGAAGCCAACACCCAGGATTATGTCGTGGTCGATGCGCCGGTCGCCAACCCGCAGCCGCAACCCCAAGGCAACAGTTTCGATGTGGTGGCCTATCCGGCCAACGGCCAGTCGCCCGAGCAGGTCAATCAGGATGGCTACGACTGCTATCGCTGGGCGGTGCAGCAGAGCGGGTTCGATCCGCGCAACTACACCTACCCGCCGGCACCGGAAGTGGTGCAGACCTATCGCCAGGCCCAGGGCAGTTGCTTGAGCAGTCGTGGGTATCAGGTGACGTACTGA
- a CDS encoding cation diffusion facilitator family transporter gives MTTSTEHARLLRLATRASVAVALTLVIAKALAWWLSGSVSMLAGLTDSALDGVTSLLNLLAVHYALRPADDDHRYGHGKAESLAGMAQALFIGASAVLIALQAFERLKNPVPVEAPWLSVGVIVFSLGLTVALLALQHRVIRATGSNAVRADSLHYRSDLLLNGSILVALVLAGFGWYRLDAWFGLGIAAYILWSAIQIARESFAVLMDEELPPDVSQRMLELACAVPGVLGAHDLRTRVSGNHWFVQLHLELPGDLTLSVAHGISDQAADAIHHAYPKAEVLVHADPSDVVKRASA, from the coding sequence ATGACCACCAGCACCGAACACGCTCGCCTGCTGCGCCTGGCCACCCGGGCGTCGGTGGCCGTGGCCCTCACACTGGTGATCGCCAAGGCCCTGGCCTGGTGGCTCAGCGGTTCGGTGAGCATGCTCGCCGGCCTGACCGACTCGGCCCTGGACGGCGTCACCTCGCTGCTCAATCTGCTGGCGGTGCACTATGCATTACGCCCCGCCGACGATGACCATCGCTACGGTCATGGCAAGGCCGAATCCCTGGCTGGCATGGCCCAGGCGCTGTTTATCGGCGCCAGTGCGGTGCTGATTGCCTTGCAGGCCTTCGAACGCCTGAAGAACCCGGTGCCGGTGGAGGCGCCCTGGCTCAGCGTCGGTGTGATTGTGTTTTCCCTGGGGCTGACCGTGGCGCTGCTGGCGTTGCAGCATCGGGTCATCCGCGCCACCGGCTCCAACGCCGTGCGCGCCGACTCGCTGCACTATCGCTCCGACCTGCTGCTCAACGGCAGCATCCTGGTCGCGCTGGTACTGGCCGGGTTCGGTTGGTATCGACTCGACGCCTGGTTCGGCCTGGGGATCGCCGCGTACATCCTGTGGAGCGCCATCCAGATCGCCCGGGAAAGCTTCGCGGTGCTGATGGATGAAGAACTGCCGCCCGACGTCAGCCAGCGCATGCTGGAACTGGCCTGCGCCGTGCCCGGCGTGCTGGGCGCCCATGACCTGCGTACGCGGGTCTCCGGCAACCACTGGTTCGTGCAACTGCACCTGGAGTTGCCGGGGGACCTGACCCTGTCAGTGGCCCACGGCATCAGCGATCAGGCCGCCGATGCCATCCACCACGCTTATCCGAAGGCCGAAGTGCTGGTGCATGCCGATCCGTCGGACGTGGTGAAGCGCGCCAGCGCGTGA